tggcttcagtcttcagactgtggttgtactgggccACTCCCAGGTTGGATGAATGTagctgtgtgaatgtgaagtaGGGCGTTGCTGGAAAACAAGAGCATGTGTGTTCAGATCAGCGAGAAAGGTTAAAAACAGACATCAGTGCAAAGGCTAGTCGGTCGCCTACACAATCATGAAGCTGAGCTGCTGAagttacagtatataaacaaaTTGAAATACACACTTTATGTTAATGAGAAATCATTTACCACTATGGTATAGTCATTCTGGTCAGCCATTTTGCAAAACAGATTTGCACTAAGTTTAAGATCAGTGCCTCAATTATGTTTACATGGAAGCTGAATCGCCCTTATTTTGCTGACAGTCTCTTCTGAAGATGACTTTGACcatctcattttcatttaaatggctcagtggagaaccattttctctctgctcttctacAGCCCAAAAGGCTCAATAAAAGTCAATGAGCtgatgaaaagaggaaaaccttgttgttgtcttataCAAACAGCATATGGTTCTCTCAGTGTGGCTGCACATGGCAGCACTCCTTCAGCTTCATTTGCTCCTCTGTATCAAGTTGTCCTCTTACCATCTGGGCAATTATGAAGTTTTACACTCTCCCAAGTTTCTTTTGGCAACACTTTACTACTGTCTAATTTAAGTTTATTAAGAATATGCACAGTATTAATATGTTGTGCAGAATGCACATAACAGTGTTGTTATTTCATGACTCAGACATGAATGCTTTCAATACAGACACTATACTTTACTATACTACCACACAAATGTTGCGCCCAATACTCATTACTGTGGTGTTATTGCTCTGTGCTCACTCATTGTAACATGTTTAACCTtgatgaaaattaaaacatagTTAAAGgatgtgtttgacattttttggGAATGTGCTTCTTTGCTTTCTTAACAAGAATTacatgaaaaaagtaaaaacactatcACTTTGTCAATTGATTATTAAGCTCTTAGACAATCTCTTTGCCAGATGCTGTGACTTTGTGGAATCTGAACTAGTTGTCTGGCAACCTCACATTAAACACGAGATTCTGTCGCTCCATCTAATGATCTCTCCATTCATCCCGCAGCACTGCTCAGTTGATAGTAGTACTGTGGCCTGGTTGCTCAATGGGTAGATCAGTGGCCTTAGATACAGAAGGTTCGGGATTCAAACCCCATCACAGActccaggtgtgtccttgagcaagacacttcACGCTAGCTCCCCAGAGGACcaaatttcattgtaaaatgtgacatatgacaaataaaggctgtttgttgttgttgttgttgttgtggtggtgaGTGTCAGCAGCCTTTGCTTTGCACATGCGCTCTTGCAAAAAGCTTATTAGAAATCCGGTTACTCGTTAACATGGCAGAGCAATCAGTGATCTTCAGGAGAAATCTACCTCGGGAAATctggtttctctaatcccctacaCAGATTACGGTAACCAGGTTTCCAACAACAACTTTCCCGAGAAAGCCTATTGTAATCCGGTTACTGGAGTGCATGTAAATGCCCTGATTGACACAACACACCACAAAGTCACTGCACCTGGCCAGAAAATAATCTGGTGGATAAACAACTATAAAACCTGAACAAGTTGCTTTTATACTTAATTTTTTGTACAAAACAGCTTTAAAGAAAATTGTCTTTATTGTATCTTCGAACAGAACCCGCTAACTATATCCTTAACACCCATGGTGATAGAAAGTGTTGCTTTTGCTAACTAATGGGATCTTCCCCACGTCAGCCACTTTCTCTGTGGTTGTGAAACATATAAGCGGATTGCTTGactggttttattttagttgttagCACCATTAAAAAAATTTttatcaaaaaaagaaagaatgaaaaaaaactATCTACAGTACACTATAAACCTTGAAAAGATAAAGAAGCTGGATACATCTTGTCTTATTGCTGGGCTCCGATCAGCAGCCATGCATGTAGCTGTCAGGATGCTGCAGATGTTTAAAACAATATTCCCTTCCCTTAGGCAAAGTGAACTTAATGGGGCTATTATAAACACCTGTCACTAAGCCCAATTCCAACAAAGCACAAGGGCTTTCATAATTTTATGATTTGTAAGGTTTGAGAGATACTGCGGCTCTTTTTGCTTTATCACGTCATGGTACAAAGGTAAACAGAAGGCGAGGAGGTAGAAGGATGACATCACTAGTGATATTGGCTCCTTATATGGTTTTTACATAATGGTGCCATAGCCCATAGGTGATTGACGGAGGCTTCAGAGAGGGTGGTATTGAGGCATTTCTCTCCTACAGGCTTTGACaggaaagtgtgtttgtgtgtgccatTAGTCTTTTGAATTCATTTTAGAgataattttttaaatgtttataacattgttttaaattaaaatgtgtatgtggTTTCTTGGTCTGTTTATGCATCTCTTGCtgtatactatactgtactgtgtttatgCAGTAGGCTATATTTATGTCCTAAAGCCTGCATGTGGATTGGATCTCCCTGTGAGGACATGCTGAATGTCCTCTGTTAATTTCCCTcagaacatttactgtaataagTGAGACTGATGTTTGACACAGGTGCCTCTGCCATCAGGGAGTCGTGCCAAAGAGTACTGCTTCTCTGTAATTAGCAAATCAAACAAGTGTCAGGAGTTTTCGCAACACTCCCAGACGCTTCTGTCCCAATTGCACCTACAACAGAGATGATTCTGGCAGCAACTTCATCAGGTTGAGAAGTTTCTGAATGTTCACACTACCACCGCTAGGTGGAGAAAATATAGCTACAGTGAATTATGACAGATGGGtgtatttcattgttttgagtttttttcACTGCCGATATATGATgttatgctttttatttttaaaatgacatgaaacaaacatacagataTAGATAAAAgagtttaattaaatgtatctTTTATTTAGAAACCCCCTTTCCATTTACTATTTGATCTACTTTCTATTGTTTTATTGAAGCACAGTATCAATGTTTACAGTAGTGATGATGATGGGGCAAGAGAGTTAAGAGATGATGTTTGAAACCATGGTGTTATAAAAAAGTTGTACTTTCCCCTCATACAAGAATGAGCTGTATATTAATTACTCTTCCAGCACTGTCCTTTCTAAATACAAgagattttattgttttcagccTCTTCACTGATGGACTAGTTAGATTAAGGAAAAGCATGTTAAAGTAATATTTCGTATGTACTTGAGCCACACCTTTGCCCTCAATCTactgaatattttttgttttagacCACTGTACAATTCACTTAGGCTTTAACATATGTTGGGTTTTGCTGCCCTCTACTGGAAATAGGACTGCTTCTATTCCATCACAATGTCAAAAGACATCCTATTAAcatcatattaaaaaaaataatcacgTCACTTCATGTAATGGCATTATTAGCAATTTTCTTAAATCTAAACAGAGCAACATTTTGATACAAATATAtgtttattacaaaaaaaaataaaataaaaacacttggAGGTccagaaaaaagacacaagataTTTAAGGAAGCTGAGTCAATTTTAGTTCTCAAATGTTTCAGAAGAAAAATTAATTTAGTTCAGTGTGAGCTATAGCCATTTTCCCAGTCATCCAAAGAGTTTAGAGTATGTGAAAGTGTTTCACAATTGACTTTAAAATGCTTATTATACAATTCCAAAGAAATGTTTCGTTTttgtataaaaaacaaaaaactaattaacaGCTTCCTGGAGATTAGAAAAAGATCAATGACACTAAATATATCCAGGACCTTTCTTTGAATGTCTTGATTGgatgtttatgtttatatggCAAGGGAGTGTACCACATCACTGATGATTCCACTGCATGATACAAACACagtcaaatgtgaaatgttactgggtatggaaaaacaaaactgaaaaacatgatATCAGAACATATTTGCTGTCTGGCTCGCAACTGGTGTTTGTACTTGTGCCAGTGTATAAAGGTTAATTGCAGTGTTCCAAGTACTTCTTTTACACTTAAGTAGTAATTCAAATCCCTTTGTCTGCATTggaatattttttaacattcacATAGTACAAAACTGGGTTTATTATTTACGCAATGTTTCCACACTTTTCATGGACTGGAGAATAAATATTGGACCTTTAGAGACAGAGCACAGTTCAGTTGTCTCAATCTTTGTCTGAGGACTCACTGgagctggaagaagaagaggaagatgactcatgttttcttttcttctgtctcttcttgtgATGTTTCCCAtgctcctgtttgttttttttgctcttcttcttgtgacttttcagtttctttttattcttcctgCCCTCCTCATCAGACGAGCAGGACTTGCtgcgtttctttttcttctttgtggtCTCTTTGTCACTCGAGGACGAAACAGATCTAGCAAGTaacaaatgtaaagtaaatcaCTGAAAGGTGACAAACCTATAAAATGACTAGTAGAGTCCAACAAGTCTCTGGTCAGTCTgactaatttgtttttcaaagtaaatCACTAAAACGAGTTTACATGTGCACTTAGCTGGACAGAAATAATTCAGTTCTACTTGGACTTAAATTATAGGTCAGGTattatctgtaaaaaaaaatcacctacATAAAGTGTAAAGTATGgttatattcattttaaaatatccaCTAACTAAGAAATAGTGTGTTTCTATAAAGCTATTTATGTTTCTGATGTCAGAAGGCTCAGCGTcaatgcaaaaacaaaccagcTGCCAAGTGGGAAAAAAGTTACCTCTTTCTTGACTTCCTATCTCTGCTCTTCTTacgtttgtgtttcttttttctgtcgTCGTCATCATGATCATGGGAACCTAACAAACAAAGTTTGTAGACAGAACAATCAAGACACTTTTTGCTGGTAAAGTAGCTTCTTATTTAGTAGAGAATGTGCAAGAAACTTAACATCTGCAAAATCCATTACTTTAATAGTAGCAATGAATGCCATATCATCACAGACTGAGAATTCattaatttactgtgttttcccAAATAAAATTGTTGGCAGTGAATACTTCAGTGCCGAAAGTagaaacagttttctcttaaaaTAAGTAGAGAAAGATAGAATCACCCCCACTTCCCCACTTAATCTTGCTCCTACCAAAGCGACACGGTCCCAATTTCCCAAATTCCCATTTTTAAAGTTAATGCTGAGCTCACCGCCTTTTATCTAATATGTTTTGTGCATCCCCGTACATAAAAAAGCTTGTAAGGGTTGTGTTCCTTGCCTTTAGGTTGTTGAGCACTTCTTCCCAATTTCTCACTGCGCTGAGGTACAGGTATGTCATCTTCACTCTCCTCGCTGCTGGTGCTGCTTACATCCAGAACAATGTCTTTCTGGGGATCAACTCTGACAAAGTTTCGACACTCAAAGGTCAAGTGGCCCGCTGACAAAAAGACGGAAGCAGTAGAAAGAATCAGTGAAGACAGTCACATTGTTGAGGTTTAAAAAGTACTATGATGGTCATATATATCCATTTCTAAGCTTTTACATTACAACaaccagaaacacaaaaactggTTTCTTGGTAGCTTTCACAAAAGGACTATGACTATTGAAGGTTCAACTTGGCAACTTACTTCCTCCGGTTCTTTTTAATACTTTGACTATATTTACTACAATTTCTAGTTGTATTATACTAAAGacattatatgtgtgtgtgatatgttGATCGAAGTTGCACTGTAGAGCTTAAAAACCTTAAAGTTAGCAAATCTGCATTTGCCATGGTTAATAAAAAGATTAACAGCAacacaagcaggaaaaaaacaaactaaattaactTTGGACTGAACTCGTGAGTCAAAACTTTACTTACGATATCCACATTTCTTGCACCCAGCTCTGATGTTGTCTTTATTAGGACCTGTGAGATAGTAAAGAGGTTTTTATTAGCGATTAAAGTTTGTGTactacaaaaaaatattaagtcACTGAGGAAGTTTTCTTTTATAAGTTGAAATATTAAGAACAAATCAAACTACCAGCTTTGTGTTAATAAACTAGTGACATACTTCAGAATTGCTTTTAGTAACatatgtattatttgttttttagtttataaCAGTGTggtaataattattataaccTTAGATTGTGCCGATAATTGAATTTGTTCAGGAGAAACCACACAAACCTGGAGGAGGTTGTATAAAGGGGTGAAGCACATGTTTCTCCTTCTGAACAAATACAATCAGCGGCACAATCTAAAGTCCTAATTCCTATTATCAGATCGTGTCTATGAGCTAAAAGTCAATTAACACCCTTGTTATTAAAACCAGTTTAAGTACAATGTCACTAGCGTTAGCTCATTTACACAAAGCTGATAATTCCCGCTTTATTCTCGAAACTTCGACATAAATCTCGAAGTTAAAACTTGAGTAAATCTTCCTCGTAGCCTTAATACTCCATCGTAgtttacacatatacatgtaGGTCCAATAACGATTGGATTAAACATTAAtgcatatgtttaaaaaaaaaacgaccACAGCTAAAACTTTGATTTACGTTTCTACGgctttaacttaacatttagCTGTACTTATTATTTTCCTCTTACGTTACATTAACCAACTTGTTTGGAAACAGTTTCTCGTTAAAGCTGAAAATAACGTTACCATTTAATGACAAAACTGATTATTACAAATTAGTTTGGTCTGTTTGTGTAGAGTTAGCACCACCGTCTCGCGGATTTCCACACGAAAACAGCAAAATGTAGATTAGAATAAATGGTTTTATCAACACATACCTGGAAGAGCCATGGTGCTTTCGATAAAACCAAAAACTAGCAAACTGGGTTTATCTTGTTATTGTTGGAGCGCGAAACAACCAAACGTCCAGGAGCCGTCGCTCTAAACAGTCCGGACGGAAACAAGTGTCACCAAACTTTAGGTTC
This genomic window from Anabas testudineus chromosome 4, fAnaTes1.2, whole genome shotgun sequence contains:
- the srek1ip1 gene encoding protein SREK1IP1, with the translated sequence MALPGPNKDNIRAGCKKCGYPGHLTFECRNFVRVDPQKDIVLDVSSTSSEESEDDIPVPQRSEKLGRSAQQPKGSHDHDDDDRKKKHKRKKSRDRKSRKRSVSSSSDKETTKKKKKRSKSCSSDEEGRKNKKKLKSHKKKSKKNKQEHGKHHKKRQKKRKHESSSSSSSSSSESSDKD